A part of Streptomyces sp. NBC_01235 genomic DNA contains:
- the mug gene encoding G/U mismatch-specific DNA glycosylase, whose amino-acid sequence MTRSPRFTQAELEAARDRLVPDVVAGGLRVLFCGINPGLLTAATGHHFARPGNRFWPVLHLSGFTPRLMKPAEQRELLSHGLGITNVVARATARADELSAEEYREGGRLLAEKVTLLKPRWLAVVGVTAYRAAFDDRKAAVGPQERVIGDTRVWVLPNPSGLNAVTTTPRP is encoded by the coding sequence CTGACCCGCTCGCCCCGCTTCACCCAGGCGGAGCTGGAGGCCGCCCGCGACCGTCTCGTACCGGACGTCGTCGCGGGCGGCCTGCGCGTCCTGTTCTGTGGCATCAACCCGGGCCTGCTGACGGCGGCGACCGGCCACCACTTCGCCCGCCCCGGCAACCGCTTCTGGCCGGTGCTGCACCTCTCCGGCTTCACACCGAGGCTGATGAAGCCGGCGGAGCAGCGGGAACTGCTGTCCCACGGGCTCGGCATCACGAACGTGGTGGCCCGGGCGACCGCCCGGGCCGACGAGCTGAGCGCCGAGGAGTACCGGGAGGGCGGACGGCTGCTGGCGGAGAAGGTGACGCTGCTGAAGCCCCGCTGGCTGGCGGTGGTGGGCGTGACCGCCTATCGGGCGGCCTTCGACGACCGCAAGGCCGCAGTGGGTCCGCAGGAGCGGGTCATCGGGGACACGCGCGTGTGGGTGCTGCCGAATCCCAGCGGTCTCAATGCGGTTACAACTACCCCTCGACCATGA
- a CDS encoding TetR/AcrR family transcriptional regulator: MSTEELGPRQKAAATKRARTRKMILDATRPFCDEHDYHGITREQVVKAAGVSMATLFNHFPLKRLLVVAAYEAELLPFIERADEAVAANGKTDEALANFVRELAVLLTDHPTLCRALLPVGREENPADQYHPIFHRLVEVFGKLIEAHWKGEHRYGREPSDSARYHLTSLLGTISPPSPPQPAEESSRFALMSIL, from the coding sequence GTGTCAACAGAAGAACTCGGCCCCCGTCAGAAGGCGGCGGCCACCAAGCGTGCCCGGACTCGAAAGATGATCCTGGACGCAACCCGCCCGTTCTGCGACGAGCATGACTATCACGGAATCACCCGTGAGCAGGTTGTAAAAGCGGCGGGGGTCAGCATGGCCACGCTGTTCAATCACTTTCCATTGAAGCGGCTGTTGGTCGTAGCAGCCTATGAAGCTGAACTTCTGCCGTTCATCGAGCGTGCAGATGAAGCCGTCGCCGCAAACGGAAAGACTGATGAAGCTCTCGCGAACTTCGTGCGCGAGCTGGCGGTCTTGCTGACCGATCACCCCACGCTATGCAGGGCACTTCTGCCCGTCGGGCGTGAAGAAAACCCTGCCGATCAGTACCATCCGATCTTTCACAGGCTTGTGGAAGTCTTCGGAAAGCTGATCGAAGCGCACTGGAAAGGTGAGCATCGTTATGGGCGGGAGCCGTCAGACTCCGCCCGCTATCACCTAACCAGCCTGCTCGGAACTATCTCACCGCCCAGCCCTCCACAGCCCGCCGAGGAGTCCAGCCGCTTCGCGCTGATGTCGATCCTGTAG
- a CDS encoding hemolysin family protein: MTEVLLLLVAILLSFACGAFVAAEFSLTTVERSELERAVERGERGAAGALKAVRNLTFQLSGAQLGITVTNLVVGMLSEPSIAKLIAGPLESLGLSSTTSSSVALVLGTALSTVFLMVVGELVPKNWAISSPLTVAKTVGNAQRWFSAAFRPFISHLNNTANRVVRRFGVEPTEELAAARGPQELAALARHSAREGALEADTAELFVRTLNLADLTAENVMTPRVQVIALDATATCEDVANATRATGLSRFPVYRGGLDAVVGTAHIKDALAIPAERRVRVPVAEIMREPLLVPESLTVDRLLDRLSGKRTMAVIIDEYGGTAGVATLEDIVEEVVGEVRDEHDPHETPDLAPAGTDDDGRALFSADGATRTDQLARVGLHTPEGPYETLAGLVATELGRIPAEGDTVEVVGWRMDVVDASGRRAARVLLHAPPATSSGSFGQEAAK; this comes from the coding sequence ATGACCGAAGTGCTCCTGCTGCTGGTGGCGATCCTGCTGTCGTTCGCCTGTGGCGCCTTCGTCGCGGCCGAGTTCTCGCTGACCACCGTCGAGCGCAGCGAGCTGGAGCGGGCGGTGGAGCGCGGCGAGCGCGGCGCGGCCGGGGCGCTCAAGGCCGTACGGAACCTCACCTTCCAGCTCTCCGGCGCCCAGCTCGGCATCACCGTCACCAACCTGGTGGTCGGCATGCTGTCCGAGCCGTCGATCGCCAAGCTGATCGCCGGGCCGCTGGAGTCGCTCGGTCTGTCGAGCACCACGTCGAGCTCCGTCGCCCTGGTGCTGGGCACGGCCCTGTCGACGGTGTTCCTGATGGTCGTCGGCGAGCTCGTGCCCAAGAACTGGGCGATCTCCTCCCCCCTGACGGTCGCCAAGACAGTGGGCAACGCGCAGCGCTGGTTCAGCGCCGCCTTCCGGCCCTTCATCAGCCACCTCAACAACACCGCGAACCGCGTCGTGCGTCGCTTCGGTGTGGAGCCCACCGAGGAACTCGCCGCCGCGCGCGGCCCCCAGGAGCTCGCGGCCCTGGCCCGGCACTCCGCCAGGGAGGGCGCCCTGGAGGCGGACACCGCGGAGCTGTTCGTGCGCACGCTGAACCTGGCAGACCTGACCGCGGAGAACGTGATGACCCCGCGCGTCCAGGTCATCGCCCTGGACGCGACGGCGACCTGCGAGGACGTGGCGAACGCGACCCGGGCGACGGGCCTGTCCCGCTTCCCCGTGTACCGCGGCGGCCTCGACGCGGTGGTCGGCACCGCGCACATCAAGGACGCGCTGGCGATCCCGGCGGAGCGCCGCGTGCGGGTGCCCGTCGCGGAGATCATGCGCGAACCCCTCCTCGTACCCGAGTCGCTGACCGTGGACCGGCTGCTGGACCGGCTGTCCGGCAAGCGGACGATGGCCGTGATCATCGACGAGTACGGCGGCACGGCGGGCGTGGCGACGCTGGAGGACATCGTCGAGGAGGTCGTCGGCGAGGTCCGTGACGAGCACGACCCGCACGAGACGCCCGACCTGGCGCCCGCCGGCACGGACGACGACGGCCGCGCCCTGTTCTCGGCCGACGGCGCCACCCGCACCGACCAACTCGCGCGGGTGGGCCTGCACACCCCCGAGGGGCCGTACGAGACGCTCGCCGGTCTGGTCGCCACCGAGCTGGGCCGGATACCGGCCGAGGGCGACACCGTCGAGGTCGTCGGCTGGCGCATGGACGTGGTGGACGCCTCCGGCCGCCGGGCCGCGCGCGTGCTGCTGCACGCGCCACCTGCCACGTCCTCCGGGAGTTTCGGACAGGAGGCCGCGAAGTGA
- a CDS encoding hemolysin family protein, translating into MTAVQLLIALATLVVNAFFVGAEFALISVRRSQIEPYAEQGDRRAKSVLWGLQHVSALMAAAQLGITLCTLILGVVAEPAIAHLLEPVFHAVGVPEGAGHAVSFVIALALATYLHMLLGEMVPKNIALAEPVRSALLLGPPLVTLARALRPVIFAINALANGLLKLMRIETKDEVAAAFSDAQLAQIVRDAGEAGLIDDRAQERLHDALELGRRPVRDVVLPLERVVHVRVGVTPEELEQLAAESGFSRFPVVDEGRRIVGYLHVKDALDASPRDTPFRPRDMRPIARVREATPLDDVLTAMRGSRTHVAAVLGSDGRLAGLVTMEDVLRELFGQQT; encoded by the coding sequence GTGACCGCCGTCCAGCTGCTGATCGCCCTGGCGACCCTCGTCGTCAACGCGTTCTTCGTCGGCGCCGAGTTCGCGCTGATCTCCGTGCGCCGCTCGCAGATCGAGCCGTACGCCGAACAGGGCGACCGGCGCGCCAAGAGCGTGCTGTGGGGACTGCAGCACGTGTCCGCGCTGATGGCGGCCGCTCAGCTCGGCATCACGCTGTGCACGCTGATCCTCGGCGTGGTCGCCGAACCGGCCATCGCGCATCTGCTGGAGCCGGTGTTCCACGCGGTGGGCGTGCCCGAGGGCGCCGGACACGCGGTGTCCTTCGTGATCGCGCTGGCCCTCGCCACCTATCTGCACATGCTGCTCGGCGAGATGGTGCCGAAGAACATCGCGCTCGCCGAGCCGGTGCGCAGCGCACTGCTGCTGGGCCCGCCGCTGGTCACCCTGGCCCGGGCGCTTCGGCCGGTGATCTTCGCGATCAACGCCTTGGCGAACGGTCTGCTGAAGCTGATGCGGATCGAGACGAAGGACGAGGTCGCCGCGGCCTTCTCGGACGCCCAGCTGGCCCAGATCGTGCGGGACGCCGGCGAGGCGGGCCTCATCGACGACCGCGCCCAGGAGCGGTTGCACGACGCCCTGGAGCTGGGCCGCCGCCCGGTGCGGGACGTCGTCCTGCCGCTGGAACGGGTCGTCCACGTGCGCGTGGGCGTCACTCCGGAGGAGCTGGAGCAACTCGCGGCCGAGTCCGGGTTCTCCCGCTTCCCGGTGGTGGACGAGGGACGCCGGATCGTCGGCTACCTGCATGTGAAGGACGCCCTCGACGCCTCGCCTCGGGACACGCCGTTCCGGCCGCGGGACATGCGGCCCATCGCGCGCGTGCGGGAGGCGACGCCGCTGGACGACGTCCTCACCGCGATGCGCGGCAGCCGTACGCACGTGGCGGCCGTGCTCGGCTCCGACGGGCGGCTGGCCGGCCTCGTGACCATGGAGGACGTGCTGCGGGAGCTGTTCGGACAGCAGACGTGA
- a CDS encoding SGNH/GDSL hydrolase family protein gives MQTNPTHTSLVAIGDSFTEGMSDLLPDGSYRGWADLLAARMAARTPGFRYANLAVRGKLIGQIVDEQVPVAAAMGADVITLVGGLNDTLRPKCDMGRVKGLLTEAVERLAPSCKQLVLMRSPGRQGPVLERFRPRMEELFVCVEELADRHGALVVDLYGAPSLGDPRLWDVDRLHLSAEGHRRVAEAVWQTLGHDPEDTEWHTPMPATPPPGWAARRVADARFARQYLLPWIGRRLTGRSSGDGLPPKRPDLLPYEVRPDTAG, from the coding sequence ATGCAGACGAACCCCACACACACCAGCCTGGTCGCGATCGGCGACTCGTTCACCGAAGGCATGTCGGACCTGCTGCCCGACGGCTCCTACCGGGGCTGGGCGGACCTCCTCGCCGCGCGGATGGCCGCGCGCACCCCCGGTTTCCGCTACGCCAACCTGGCCGTGCGCGGCAAGCTGATCGGGCAGATCGTCGACGAGCAGGTGCCGGTGGCGGCGGCGATGGGCGCCGACGTCATCACCCTGGTCGGCGGCCTGAACGACACCCTGCGCCCCAAGTGCGACATGGGCCGGGTCAAGGGCCTGCTGACGGAGGCCGTGGAGCGCCTGGCCCCGTCCTGCAAGCAGCTCGTGCTGATGCGCAGCCCGGGCCGGCAGGGGCCGGTCCTGGAGCGGTTCCGGCCGCGCATGGAGGAGCTGTTCGTGTGCGTCGAGGAGCTGGCGGATCGGCACGGCGCGCTCGTCGTCGACCTGTACGGCGCGCCGTCGCTCGGCGACCCGCGCCTGTGGGACGTCGACCGGCTGCACCTGAGCGCCGAGGGACACCGCCGGGTCGCCGAGGCCGTCTGGCAGACCCTCGGCCACGACCCCGAGGACACCGAGTGGCACACGCCGATGCCGGCCACGCCGCCCCCGGGCTGGGCCGCCCGGCGCGTCGCGGACGCGCGGTTCGCCCGGCAGTACCTGCTCCCGTGGATCGGCCGCCGTCTGACGGGCCGCTCCTCGGGCGACGGCCTGCCACCGAAGCGCCCCGACCTGCTGCCGTACGAGGTGCGGCCCGACACCGCGGGGTGA
- the purB gene encoding adenylosuccinate lyase — translation MTSAPAKPRIPNVLAGRYASAELATLWSPEHKVKLERQLWLAVLKAQKDLGIEVPDAAIADYERVLDTVDLASIAEREKVTRHDVKARIEEFNDLAGHEQVHKGMTSRDLTENVEQLQIRLSLELVRDRTVAVLARLGKLAGEYGELVMAGRSHNVAAQATTLGKRFATAADELLVAYGRVEELLGRYPLRGIKGPVGTAQDMLDLLGGDAAKLAELEDRIAGHLGFSQAFTSVGQVYPRSLDYEVVTALVQLAAAPSSLAKTIRLMAGHELVTEGFKPGQVGSSAMPHKMNTRSCERVNGLMVILRGYASMTGELAGDQWNEGDVSCSVVRRVALPDAFFALDGLLETFLTVLDEFGAFPAVVARELDRYLPFLATTKVLMGAVRAGVGREVAHEAIKENAVASALAMRERGAERNELLDKLAADERLPLDRAQLDTLMADKLSFTGAAAAQVATVVGRVEEIVKQRPEAAGYTPGAIL, via the coding sequence GTGACTTCCGCTCCCGCCAAGCCCCGCATCCCCAACGTCCTCGCCGGACGCTACGCCTCCGCCGAGCTCGCCACGCTCTGGTCGCCCGAGCACAAGGTGAAGCTGGAGCGTCAGCTCTGGCTCGCCGTGCTGAAGGCCCAGAAGGACCTCGGGATCGAGGTGCCGGACGCGGCGATCGCCGACTACGAGCGTGTCCTGGACACCGTCGACCTGGCATCGATCGCCGAGCGCGAGAAGGTCACACGGCACGACGTGAAGGCCCGCATCGAGGAGTTCAACGACCTCGCCGGGCACGAGCAGGTCCACAAGGGCATGACGTCCCGCGACCTGACGGAGAACGTCGAGCAGCTGCAGATCAGGCTGTCGCTGGAGCTCGTGCGCGACCGTACGGTGGCCGTCCTGGCGCGCCTGGGCAAGCTGGCCGGCGAGTACGGCGAGCTGGTCATGGCCGGCCGCTCGCACAACGTGGCCGCGCAGGCCACCACTCTCGGCAAGCGGTTCGCCACCGCCGCCGACGAGCTGCTCGTCGCGTACGGCCGGGTCGAGGAACTGCTCGGCCGCTACCCGCTGCGCGGCATCAAGGGCCCGGTCGGCACGGCGCAGGACATGCTGGACCTGCTGGGCGGCGACGCCGCGAAGCTGGCCGAACTGGAGGACCGGATCGCCGGTCACCTGGGCTTCTCGCAGGCGTTCACGTCCGTCGGCCAGGTCTACCCGCGGTCGCTGGACTACGAGGTCGTAACGGCGCTGGTGCAGCTCGCGGCTGCTCCCTCCTCGCTGGCGAAGACGATCCGGCTGATGGCCGGGCACGAGTTGGTGACCGAGGGCTTCAAGCCCGGCCAGGTCGGCTCCTCGGCGATGCCGCACAAGATGAACACCCGCTCCTGCGAGCGCGTCAACGGCCTGATGGTCATCCTGCGCGGCTACGCGTCGATGACCGGCGAGCTGGCCGGCGACCAGTGGAACGAGGGCGACGTGTCCTGCTCGGTGGTGCGCCGGGTCGCGCTGCCGGACGCGTTCTTCGCGCTGGACGGTCTGCTGGAGACGTTCCTGACGGTGCTCGACGAGTTCGGCGCCTTCCCGGCCGTCGTCGCCCGCGAGCTGGACCGCTACCTGCCGTTCCTCGCCACCACCAAGGTGCTGATGGGCGCGGTGCGCGCGGGCGTCGGCCGTGAGGTCGCGCACGAGGCGATCAAGGAGAACGCGGTCGCCTCCGCGTTGGCGATGCGCGAGCGGGGCGCCGAGCGCAACGAGCTGCTGGACAAGCTGGCCGCCGACGAGCGCCTCCCGCTCGACCGCGCGCAGCTGGACACGCTGATGGCCGACAAGCTGTCCTTCACGGGTGCCGCCGCCGCGCAGGTGGCCACGGTCGTCGGCCGTGTCGAGGAGATCGTGAAGCAGCGGCCGGAGGCGGCCGGCTACACCCCGGGAGCGATCCTCTGA
- a CDS encoding recombinase family protein has product MFGYMRLAASDDPDENETIQRELATYATREGFELERLFIERLDARDESAFFALVDALKTADVKNVIVPSLWHFARLPGLQAAMRDHIERELGARLWVIQSTVGQPRGAAS; this is encoded by the coding sequence ATGTTCGGCTATATGCGGCTCGCCGCAAGTGACGACCCAGACGAAAACGAGACCATCCAACGGGAGTTGGCGACCTACGCCACCCGCGAGGGGTTCGAGCTGGAGCGGCTGTTCATCGAGCGACTCGACGCCCGTGATGAGTCGGCCTTCTTCGCCTTGGTCGATGCGCTCAAGACCGCCGACGTCAAGAACGTAATCGTGCCGTCCTTGTGGCACTTCGCCCGGCTGCCTGGCCTGCAAGCTGCCATGCGCGACCACATCGAGCGCGAGCTGGGCGCACGGTTGTGGGTCATCCAAAGCACCGTCGGACAGCCGAGGGGTGCTGCGTCATGA
- a CDS encoding 5-formyltetrahydrofolate cyclo-ligase, with translation MTNIDQAKQAVRERVWRRLIDGGGATSDSYGKIPGFYGTEGTAEQLAGLDEWQRATTVKANPDWAQLPVRVRALNDGKRVYMAVPRMASLEPFYLLDPKNLGLPPEEAAEKKGAAQVARRVGVDDMRPIDIVVCGSVAVNRSGARIGKGAGYSDLEVALLIEAGLVTESTVIVAPVHALQVIEDDIPETEHDFSVDYIVTPDEVIPCPNRRRPHGLVWEDLTPEKIAAIPVLARRRAAR, from the coding sequence GTGACGAACATCGACCAGGCCAAGCAGGCCGTACGCGAGCGAGTGTGGCGACGACTCATTGACGGTGGCGGCGCTACCTCCGACTCGTACGGAAAGATTCCCGGTTTCTACGGGACTGAGGGGACCGCTGAGCAACTGGCCGGGCTGGATGAATGGCAGCGAGCCACGACCGTCAAGGCGAACCCTGACTGGGCACAGCTTCCCGTGCGTGTTCGTGCCCTGAATGACGGCAAGCGCGTCTACATGGCTGTGCCGCGTATGGCGTCACTCGAACCCTTCTACCTGCTCGACCCCAAGAACCTCGGGCTTCCACCGGAGGAGGCCGCCGAGAAGAAGGGAGCGGCCCAGGTTGCCCGGCGCGTCGGCGTGGACGACATGCGACCGATCGACATCGTCGTCTGCGGCAGTGTGGCCGTGAACCGCTCCGGTGCCCGCATCGGCAAGGGTGCCGGGTACTCCGACCTTGAAGTGGCGCTTCTCATCGAGGCCGGCCTCGTCACTGAGTCGACCGTGATTGTCGCGCCCGTCCACGCGCTCCAGGTCATCGAGGACGACATCCCCGAGACTGAGCACGATTTCTCGGTGGACTACATCGTCACGCCCGACGAGGTGATCCCCTGCCCCAACCGTCGACGTCCGCACGGCTTGGTATGGGAGGACCTCACACCCGAGAAGATCGCGGCGATTCCGGTACTGGCGCGGCGGAGGGCTGCGCGGTAG
- a CDS encoding helix-turn-helix transcriptional regulator: protein MAAKRIRLAQRRKAAGFTQEGLAEYLGVERSTVGRWESADTEPQAWLRPKLARALKVSSQELQALLDDVTATDVRPSERMTYALENPASADLMVVAYLHEQLRKLDESYDQEASTALLGRAGQLHGQVRFLRENATNPRVRRALYAVEADSATFMGQLVWDVSQRRDHRAPIQYFKEAVGAAKHARDPSTEAYATLRMSFVALYGEKNPTRGVTLAEQAAEAAKLASPSLTGLSLLHVAEGYAMTGALPECEDALKKAEIQFDRFHPDDIAAPYYTVNEFNRLAGSCYLFLDLPERAEPILRMTSRALAAKKKSQAIALGNLALALIRQGKLDEAASVMHRTIDAVELTRGGGGLNLAFSAGRELRQWRNEPWAQEINDRLLALMAI from the coding sequence ATGGCAGCGAAGCGCATACGCCTAGCTCAACGTCGCAAAGCGGCAGGCTTCACGCAAGAGGGGCTTGCCGAGTATCTAGGCGTCGAGCGTTCAACGGTAGGTCGCTGGGAGAGCGCCGACACGGAGCCGCAAGCTTGGTTACGGCCAAAACTGGCGCGCGCACTCAAGGTGTCGAGCCAGGAGCTTCAAGCGCTCCTGGACGACGTGACCGCCACCGACGTTCGCCCCAGTGAGCGGATGACGTATGCCCTGGAGAACCCAGCGTCGGCCGACCTCATGGTGGTCGCTTACCTCCACGAGCAGCTGCGCAAGCTCGATGAGTCCTACGACCAAGAAGCATCGACGGCGCTGCTTGGTCGTGCCGGTCAGCTCCACGGCCAGGTGCGGTTCCTCCGTGAGAACGCCACCAACCCTCGGGTGCGTCGTGCGCTCTACGCGGTCGAAGCCGACTCAGCGACGTTCATGGGACAGCTGGTGTGGGACGTCAGCCAGCGTCGCGACCACCGTGCGCCGATCCAATACTTCAAGGAAGCGGTCGGCGCAGCGAAGCACGCCCGAGACCCCTCGACCGAGGCGTACGCGACGCTCCGCATGAGCTTCGTCGCGCTCTACGGCGAGAAGAACCCGACGAGAGGTGTGACGCTTGCCGAGCAGGCCGCGGAGGCCGCCAAGCTGGCCAGCCCGTCACTGACTGGTCTCTCGCTTCTTCATGTCGCCGAGGGGTATGCCATGACCGGCGCGCTTCCCGAGTGCGAGGACGCGCTGAAGAAGGCCGAGATCCAGTTCGACCGCTTCCACCCTGACGACATCGCCGCGCCGTACTACACAGTCAACGAGTTCAACCGGCTCGCCGGATCGTGTTACCTATTCCTCGATCTGCCGGAGCGGGCCGAACCCATCCTCCGTATGACTTCGCGGGCACTGGCAGCCAAGAAGAAGAGCCAAGCCATCGCGCTGGGCAACCTGGCCTTGGCGCTCATCCGTCAAGGCAAGCTGGATGAGGCGGCGAGCGTCATGCACCGCACCATTGATGCCGTCGAGCTGACGCGCGGCGGAGGCGGTCTTAATCTGGCGTTCTCTGCTGGGCGTGAGCTACGGCAGTGGAGGAACGAGCCGTGGGCGCAGGAGATCAACGACAGGTTGCTTGCGCTCATGGCCATATAG
- a CDS encoding ATP-binding protein, producing MSADTVNPIPLLAASLRLTAVPTAVSCSRMFVRHTLTRWHLEDHIDTAALIMSELVTNSVRASGITDTDPKSWQITAEHVIGIQLRAIEASLYVEVWDRMQGVPVRKNPNPETEGGRGLLLVEQLAKRWNVYRPHVGGKVVWAELPLGLPVESPPFDQEHTPLVLPTDIRAERGPVEEQARSALFDQLLKTTVDAMVSVRMTDTT from the coding sequence ATGAGCGCCGACACCGTGAACCCGATCCCTCTCCTAGCTGCCTCGCTGCGACTGACCGCCGTACCAACCGCCGTTTCGTGCTCGCGGATGTTCGTGCGGCACACGCTGACGCGGTGGCACCTCGAAGACCACATCGACACAGCGGCGCTCATCATGAGTGAGCTTGTGACGAACTCTGTCCGGGCTAGCGGCATCACGGACACAGACCCGAAGTCGTGGCAGATCACCGCCGAGCACGTCATCGGGATACAGCTTCGGGCTATCGAGGCCAGCCTGTACGTCGAGGTCTGGGACAGAATGCAAGGGGTGCCGGTACGGAAGAATCCCAACCCTGAGACCGAAGGTGGGCGCGGCTTGCTCTTGGTCGAGCAACTTGCGAAGCGGTGGAACGTCTACCGTCCGCACGTTGGCGGCAAGGTCGTCTGGGCTGAACTGCCCCTCGGCTTGCCGGTGGAGTCGCCCCCTTTCGACCAGGAGCACACGCCCCTCGTCCTACCGACGGACATCCGGGCGGAGCGGGGGCCGGTTGAAGAACAGGCGCGTTCAGCGCTGTTCGACCAGCTCTTGAAGACGACAGTCGATGCGATGGTCTCGGTGCGGATGACCGATACAACCTAG
- a CDS encoding DUF3644 domain-containing protein — translation MAYARWKHILIESQRHALKAVDEWNCSSGNYSDFLTHMHKAWHYLLHAEFHKAKIDYHYKDAQTGQHKLIDGEPKAWDLEWCLKQRYTNSADPVRLNAELFVALRNKVEHRYEHNLKIVTGGRAQALVMNYEQEMVDHFGPAFSLADQLRFPIALQTLTAEGREQLQDAAKKLPKKTRDLVAKFEAAIDSDVLDDLKYDYRVRLVPIVGKKTDADLAVNFVNLDELTDSERAVMTKAGRTGTVITKVKHVETMNPAKLRASVVAERVEAELPFCFSVHGEHTEMWRRLGVRPAVGSADPCITDARYCIYDEPVSTYLYTDAWVAKIIKEIGTVEKYRKFFGKDPRMKKVTALPKQADPVHDERPIGKTA, via the coding sequence ATGGCATACGCCCGTTGGAAGCACATCCTCATCGAGTCGCAGCGGCACGCCCTCAAGGCAGTTGACGAGTGGAACTGTTCAAGTGGCAACTACAGCGACTTCCTCACCCACATGCACAAGGCGTGGCACTACCTGCTTCATGCGGAGTTCCACAAAGCCAAGATCGACTACCACTACAAGGACGCCCAGACTGGTCAGCACAAGCTGATCGACGGCGAGCCGAAGGCGTGGGATCTGGAGTGGTGCCTGAAGCAGCGCTACACCAACAGTGCCGACCCGGTGCGCTTGAACGCCGAGCTCTTCGTGGCGCTCCGCAACAAGGTGGAGCACCGGTACGAGCACAACCTCAAGATCGTGACCGGCGGCAGGGCGCAGGCGCTCGTCATGAACTACGAGCAGGAGATGGTGGACCACTTCGGCCCCGCTTTCAGCCTCGCTGATCAGCTCCGCTTCCCGATCGCCCTCCAGACGCTCACCGCCGAGGGTCGCGAGCAGCTCCAGGACGCGGCGAAGAAGCTGCCGAAGAAGACCCGCGACCTGGTGGCGAAGTTCGAGGCTGCCATCGACTCGGACGTACTGGATGATCTGAAGTACGACTACCGGGTGCGGCTGGTGCCCATCGTCGGCAAGAAGACGGATGCCGACCTGGCGGTCAACTTCGTCAACTTGGACGAGTTGACCGACAGTGAGCGCGCGGTCATGACCAAGGCGGGGCGTACCGGGACGGTCATCACCAAGGTGAAGCACGTCGAGACGATGAACCCGGCGAAGCTCCGGGCATCGGTCGTCGCCGAACGCGTCGAGGCCGAGCTGCCGTTCTGCTTCAGTGTCCACGGTGAGCACACCGAGATGTGGCGACGACTCGGCGTCCGTCCGGCTGTGGGAAGTGCCGACCCGTGCATCACCGATGCGCGCTACTGCATCTACGACGAGCCGGTCAGCACCTACCTGTACACCGATGCCTGGGTGGCGAAGATCATCAAGGAGATCGGCACGGTCGAGAAGTACCGCAAGTTCTTCGGCAAGGACCCGCGCATGAAGAAGGTGACCGCCTTGCCGAAGCAGGCAGACCCCGTGCACGACGAGCGTCCCATCGGGAAGACCGCCTGA
- a CDS encoding GNAT family N-acetyltransferase: protein MSDLHIRHATLSDIDTVLRFWREAAEGTSISDDHDGVARLITRDPEALLLAERDGHVAGTVIAGFDGWRCSAYRLAVHPDHRRQGIATALLEAAEQRFAALGGRRVDAMVLEANERAHHAWAATGYHREDHWRRWIKPL, encoded by the coding sequence ATGAGTGATCTCCACATCCGCCACGCCACCCTCTCGGACATCGACACCGTGCTGCGGTTCTGGCGCGAAGCCGCGGAAGGAACGAGCATCAGCGACGACCACGACGGAGTGGCCCGGCTCATCACACGAGACCCCGAAGCCCTCCTCCTCGCGGAGCGCGACGGCCATGTCGCGGGAACGGTGATAGCCGGCTTCGACGGCTGGCGATGCTCCGCCTACCGGCTGGCCGTGCACCCGGACCACCGCCGGCAGGGCATCGCCACGGCCCTGCTCGAAGCAGCCGAACAGCGCTTCGCCGCCCTCGGCGGGCGACGCGTCGACGCCATGGTCCTGGAAGCCAACGAACGGGCACACCACGCGTGGGCCGCGACGGGCTACCACCGCGAGGACCACTGGCGACGCTGGATCAAGCCGCTTTGA